Proteins encoded in a region of the Hyphomicrobiales bacterium genome:
- a CDS encoding sarcosine oxidase subunit gamma family protein, translating to MAKFSAIHALGDKEALVRSQEGAPVRIELAEFGSLVQLFAKKGKEGAVMKKLGFETEAGKGMSAKGITYLPMAPGQWLVVADKEKSPAFGDELAKAVAGIGHVSEQSASRVRIRISGENARDLMSRGCRLDLHPSAAGEGFTAQTVMAQVGVTIYQKSNKPEYDLYVYSGFARSFWHWLTHTAEQFGYEVVA from the coding sequence ATGGCTAAGTTTTCAGCAATTCATGCCCTTGGCGATAAAGAAGCGCTAGTGCGATCTCAAGAGGGGGCACCTGTGCGCATTGAGCTTGCAGAGTTCGGGTCTCTGGTTCAGCTGTTTGCCAAAAAGGGCAAAGAGGGCGCCGTTATGAAGAAGCTCGGCTTTGAAACAGAAGCGGGCAAAGGCATGAGCGCTAAAGGCATTACTTATTTGCCAATGGCACCTGGTCAATGGCTTGTTGTGGCCGATAAAGAGAAGAGCCCAGCCTTTGGTGATGAACTGGCGAAGGCTGTCGCAGGCATCGGTCATGTGTCAGAACAAAGTGCATCGCGCGTGCGTATTCGTATCTCAGGCGAGAATGCGCGTGATCTTATGTCACGGGGCTGTCGTTTGGATTTGCACCCCTCTGCTGCTGGTGAGGGCTTCACTGCTCAAACTGTGATGGCGCAAGTTGGTGTGACGATCTACCAAAAGAGCAACAAGCCGGAATATGACCTTTACGTCTATTCAGGCTTTGCCCGTTCGTTCTGGCATTGGTTGACCCATACGGCGGAACAATTCGGCTATGAGGTTGTGGCTTAG
- a CDS encoding AsmA family protein: MFRSLVKWVAILGAIAVAAIIIAPFILPSATIKRELVNLIENNTGWRIELNGDVSMSVFPSLALQAEKIEISPPNSDPLISAEEARFSLAAAKLISGTIAIEEISLDTPFINLTLDKDGNPLFLANNGEEQAEVATTQDDAPEAANGLFTTLFNTLSVEKLAIDKARIEVGKQGETPTIVKNFNLAASLADPQGPLVMTGSAAINDEVVALSGTIPSFKNFLNESKGSIDTELTFKEATLSTKGKLDLNAKTLYSGDLELNVPDIQKTAGSDAIAPGQVVASGKVSASDGEFSLKLEEGRIIDTLFFVDLAVNTKTPRPLLSGKIDLGAIDIQKLFPKQSVSPASSNNDSTSSTETIGHDLSALQSIDTNIAFASGSIQSGDYKIEDLSAKLILNNGAANLIIDDISLVGGSASGSIFADTKVSPLSTYGSIKAERFSLKSLLAIAGQQDQIDKLDGLLGVDLSFGFQGTSPENITNTANAKGSISLSNTTIKGLNLADVVGDPAADVVNKLNLTVKIDEFSKPISLDGNANWRGERLSLSATADPNALLSGGAASTNVSLSSSKANLGFNGTIATALPASGTVSASGPSLKSLAAWLGTELPAGEGYGKFNIKTDLTVGENTIALKKLNAELDDIKGTGEVSVNLAGKPAINATINFDLLDVNPYLATSASSGGGNSSSNSGSSSAQWSADPIDFSALNAANIDLTASVKTLKAEGMSVGPLTLKASIANGKLNANLDDMRLYEGTGTAKVQLDASGPTPALNLSLTSANVSALPFLTDAAEFTRIEGGLALDLALTAAGKSQKSLVSSLNGSSKFAFTNGALRGINIARSMRNLTSGALSGWNNSESEKTDFSAFNASFNIKDGIASNSDLSLIGPLVRVTGKGSANMPAQTVNYRVDPKVVASLKGQGGDNELSGFSVPVVIDGPWAKPRIYPDISGFLENPAAGLAKLKSLGGGFAAIAGSKPADLVSKITSGEGGIAGTATKALGGLLSGGNGNQEGSGGIAGAIGALGSALGQNNQQSAPAAALQPGDIPVPRTKPKAPAGSSIGNAVSNIIQQQTGGGSTAPAGGVQVPAVAAPAEQAEKLIKGLGGLLKRN; this comes from the coding sequence TTGTTTCGCAGCCTCGTAAAATGGGTGGCAATTTTAGGCGCTATCGCGGTAGCAGCAATTATTATTGCACCCTTCATTCTGCCGTCAGCGACTATAAAGCGTGAGCTTGTCAATCTGATTGAGAACAACACTGGATGGAGAATTGAGCTCAATGGGGATGTCTCCATGTCAGTTTTCCCAAGTCTTGCCCTTCAGGCTGAGAAGATTGAAATAAGCCCGCCCAATTCTGACCCCCTCATATCGGCTGAAGAAGCTCGCTTTTCACTGGCGGCGGCTAAACTGATAAGCGGTACGATCGCGATTGAAGAAATCAGCCTGGATACACCTTTTATAAATCTGACACTTGATAAGGACGGCAACCCACTTTTCTTGGCAAACAATGGCGAAGAGCAAGCGGAGGTTGCGACAACTCAAGATGACGCCCCTGAAGCGGCGAACGGATTATTTACCACGCTATTCAACACCCTAAGTGTCGAAAAGCTCGCGATAGATAAGGCGCGTATCGAAGTCGGCAAACAAGGCGAAACGCCGACCATCGTCAAAAATTTCAATCTTGCAGCCTCACTTGCTGATCCTCAAGGGCCACTGGTGATGACCGGATCTGCGGCCATCAACGATGAAGTTGTCGCTTTGAGTGGGACAATACCTTCATTCAAGAATTTTTTGAACGAGAGCAAAGGCTCAATTGATACAGAACTGACCTTCAAAGAGGCAACATTAAGCACCAAGGGTAAGCTCGATTTAAACGCTAAAACGCTCTACTCAGGTGATTTGGAACTGAATGTACCAGACATTCAAAAGACTGCGGGGAGCGATGCTATTGCCCCAGGCCAAGTCGTTGCAAGCGGCAAGGTATCTGCGTCTGATGGCGAATTTTCATTGAAGCTAGAAGAAGGACGCATCATCGACACGCTGTTCTTCGTCGATCTTGCTGTAAACACAAAAACGCCACGCCCTCTTCTGTCAGGCAAGATTGATCTTGGTGCGATCGATATTCAAAAACTTTTCCCGAAACAATCGGTTAGCCCTGCAAGCTCAAATAATGATTCAACAAGTTCAACCGAAACCATCGGCCACGATCTGTCCGCTCTTCAAAGCATAGACACCAATATTGCGTTTGCATCGGGTTCGATCCAGTCTGGCGATTATAAAATTGAAGACCTTTCTGCAAAACTGATTTTAAACAATGGCGCAGCCAACCTCATCATTGATGACATATCCCTAGTGGGCGGCTCTGCAAGCGGTTCGATTTTTGCGGACACCAAAGTCTCCCCCCTGTCTACCTATGGGTCAATCAAGGCGGAACGGTTCTCGCTTAAATCGCTTCTCGCCATCGCAGGCCAACAAGATCAAATCGATAAACTAGATGGCCTTCTCGGTGTTGATTTATCGTTTGGTTTTCAAGGGACGAGCCCAGAGAACATCACCAATACGGCTAATGCAAAAGGCTCTATTTCGCTATCTAACACCACAATAAAAGGCCTTAATCTTGCTGATGTCGTCGGAGATCCGGCGGCCGATGTGGTGAATAAATTAAACCTCACAGTGAAGATCGACGAGTTCTCGAAACCGATCTCATTAGACGGCAATGCAAACTGGCGCGGCGAACGCCTTAGTTTAAGTGCGACAGCAGACCCCAACGCCTTGCTTAGTGGGGGTGCTGCGTCAACCAATGTCAGTCTTTCATCATCAAAAGCAAACCTTGGCTTTAATGGCACCATCGCAACAGCACTGCCTGCATCAGGCACAGTAAGTGCAAGTGGCCCATCTCTTAAAAGCCTAGCAGCATGGCTCGGCACAGAGCTTCCGGCTGGCGAGGGTTACGGCAAATTCAACATTAAAACCGATCTTACCGTGGGCGAGAACACCATCGCGCTCAAGAAGCTAAACGCAGAACTCGACGACATCAAAGGCACAGGCGAAGTGTCCGTCAATCTTGCGGGCAAGCCTGCAATCAACGCGACAATCAATTTCGACTTGTTGGATGTTAATCCCTACCTTGCAACGTCCGCTTCATCTGGCGGCGGCAATTCAAGCAGCAATTCAGGCAGCTCGTCTGCACAATGGAGTGCTGACCCAATTGATTTTAGCGCCTTAAACGCTGCCAATATTGATCTAACAGCCAGCGTCAAAACGCTCAAAGCAGAAGGCATGAGTGTTGGCCCGCTTACACTGAAAGCCAGCATCGCTAATGGCAAACTCAATGCAAACCTTGACGATATGAGGCTATATGAAGGGACTGGTACGGCCAAAGTTCAACTTGATGCATCAGGACCGACGCCAGCGCTTAATCTGTCTCTTACCTCTGCCAATGTCAGCGCCCTACCCTTTTTAACGGATGCTGCAGAATTTACGCGCATCGAGGGCGGGCTCGCCCTTGACCTCGCCTTAACGGCTGCAGGTAAATCGCAAAAATCATTGGTTTCATCGCTTAACGGCTCATCTAAATTCGCCTTTACTAATGGAGCCTTGCGCGGCATCAACATCGCCCGCTCCATGCGCAACCTCACTTCGGGTGCTTTGTCAGGCTGGAACAATAGTGAATCCGAAAAAACTGACTTCAGCGCATTTAACGCCTCTTTCAACATTAAAGACGGGATTGCGAGCAATTCTGATCTAAGCCTCATTGGTCCATTGGTCCGTGTTACCGGCAAAGGCAGCGCGAATATGCCAGCGCAGACCGTCAACTACCGTGTAGACCCCAAAGTTGTTGCCAGCCTAAAAGGTCAAGGTGGAGATAATGAACTCTCAGGCTTTTCGGTTCCTGTCGTGATTGATGGCCCATGGGCAAAACCACGCATCTACCCAGACATCAGCGGATTTTTGGAAAACCCAGCTGCTGGACTTGCCAAGCTCAAATCACTCGGCGGCGGATTTGCAGCAATTGCGGGAAGTAAACCTGCTGATCTTGTAAGCAAGATTACGAGCGGTGAAGGCGGCATTGCAGGTACAGCGACCAAAGCCCTTGGCGGCTTATTGAGCGGTGGCAATGGCAACCAAGAAGGCAGTGGCGGCATCGCAGGTGCCATTGGTGCGCTTGGGTCTGCCCTTGGTCAAAACAATCAGCAAAGCGCACCTGCTGCCGCTTTACAGCCTGGGGATATTCCCGTGCCGCGTACCAAGCCAAAAGCCCCTGCGGGATCAAGCATTGGCAATGCGGTAAGCAATATCATTCAGCAACAAACAGGCGGTGGCAGCACGGCACCTGCTGGCGGCGTACAAGTTCCAGCAGTCGCGGCACCTGCTGAGCAAGCAGAAAAGCTGATCAAAGGTCTTGGTGGTCTGCTGAAACGAAACTAA